Proteins encoded in a region of the Pseudomonas putida genome:
- a CDS encoding site-specific integrase, with amino-acid sequence MTDIERYLRAATRDNTRRSYQAAIEHFESHWGGFLPATAESIARYLVDHADQHAVSTLRQRLAALSQWHVAQGFPDPTKAPLVRQVLRGIRTLHPTPPKQAAPLLLQHLQTAVTCFEEEARQAREHHDLAALRRARRDSALLLLGFWRGFRGDELARLRIEHIQAEAGVGITLFLPRSKGDREALGVQHRTPALKALCPVTAYLQWLEVAGIAHGPVFRKLDRWGNLGDSALNSNSLVGLLRRMLERAGVPAALYTGHSLRRGFATWATANGWELKSLMSYVGWKDAKSALRYIDAAQRFGELAVLPTSQAQRLIP; translated from the coding sequence ATGACCGATATCGAGCGCTACCTTCGCGCCGCCACCCGTGACAACACCCGGCGCAGCTACCAGGCCGCCATCGAGCACTTCGAAAGCCACTGGGGCGGTTTTCTCCCGGCCACCGCCGAGAGCATCGCCCGCTACCTGGTTGACCACGCCGACCAGCATGCGGTCAGCACCCTGCGCCAACGCCTGGCCGCGCTCAGCCAATGGCACGTCGCCCAAGGCTTCCCCGACCCAACCAAGGCGCCGCTGGTGCGTCAGGTGCTGCGCGGCATCCGCACCCTGCACCCGACACCCCCCAAACAGGCTGCCCCGCTGTTGCTGCAACATTTGCAAACCGCCGTGACGTGTTTTGAAGAAGAAGCCCGCCAGGCCCGTGAACACCACGACCTGGCCGCCCTGCGCCGGGCACGTCGTGACAGCGCGTTGCTGTTGCTGGGGTTCTGGCGCGGTTTTCGCGGTGATGAACTGGCACGCCTGCGCATCGAGCACATCCAGGCCGAGGCCGGTGTCGGCATCACGCTGTTCCTGCCACGCAGCAAGGGCGACCGCGAAGCCTTGGGTGTGCAACATCGTACCCCTGCCCTCAAAGCCTTGTGCCCGGTCACGGCCTACCTGCAATGGCTGGAAGTCGCCGGCATTGCCCATGGGCCGGTGTTTCGCAAGCTCGACCGCTGGGGCAACCTTGGCGACAGCGCGCTCAACAGCAACAGCCTGGTCGGCCTGCTGCGGCGCATGCTGGAGCGTGCCGGGGTACCGGCGGCGCTGTATACCGGCCACTCGCTGCGGCGTGGCTTCGCCACTTGGGCAACCGCCAATGGCTGGGAATTGAAGTCGTTGATGAGCTACGTGGGCTGGAAAGACGCCAAGTCGGCGCTGCGCTACATCGACGCGGCGCAGCGCTTTGGCGAACTGGCCGTGCTACCGACCAGTCAGGCGCAACGGCTTATTCCTTGA
- a CDS encoding LysR family transcriptional regulator: MIETRLLRQFIAVAEELHFHKAAERLHMAQPPLSQAINRLEEKLGFGLFLRNKRGVRLTAAGTAFLDTAYRTLAELEQGIEYARNVSAGVSGKLTITAISIAYYDSLLSSLRSFRETYPNVQLTIREMPSASQAKALLAGEADIGFMRRLPLPVGTLEARLLLDEQIVMALPASHPKAQHEEIDLREFAEEDFVFTPQALGGGYHAQLVALCEAAGFYPKVVQEAAQIHTLLGLVACGFGVALVPESFASSTPRERVRFRPIRPIDDQPAPGLGLYMKWSAQNASPALANFIAMFNTQA, translated from the coding sequence ATGATCGAAACACGTTTGCTGAGGCAGTTCATCGCCGTGGCCGAAGAGCTGCATTTTCACAAGGCCGCCGAGCGCCTGCACATGGCACAACCGCCATTGAGCCAGGCAATCAACCGGCTCGAGGAAAAGCTCGGTTTTGGCCTGTTTCTGCGCAACAAGCGCGGTGTTCGTCTGACGGCGGCAGGTACAGCTTTTCTAGATACGGCTTACCGCACGTTGGCTGAGCTGGAACAGGGGATCGAGTACGCCCGCAATGTGTCCGCGGGGGTCAGCGGCAAGCTGACCATCACAGCCATTTCCATCGCCTATTACGACTCGCTGCTCAGCAGCCTGCGCAGCTTTCGCGAGACCTATCCAAACGTGCAACTGACCATCCGCGAGATGCCATCGGCCTCGCAGGCCAAAGCGTTGCTGGCCGGCGAGGCGGACATCGGCTTCATGCGCAGGTTGCCGCTGCCGGTGGGCACCCTTGAAGCACGGTTGCTGCTTGACGAGCAGATCGTCATGGCCCTGCCCGCAAGCCATCCGAAGGCTCAGCACGAAGAAATCGACCTGCGCGAGTTTGCCGAGGAAGACTTCGTCTTTACCCCGCAAGCACTGGGCGGCGGCTATCACGCGCAGTTGGTTGCCCTGTGCGAGGCGGCGGGTTTCTACCCAAAGGTGGTACAGGAGGCCGCGCAGATCCATACCCTGCTTGGCCTGGTGGCTTGCGGTTTTGGCGTGGCGCTGGTGCCGGAATCGTTTGCCAGTTCAACGCCGCGCGAGCGCGTGCGGTTTCGCCCGATCCGGCCGATCGATGATCAACCGGCCCCAGGCCTTGGGCTGTACATGAAGTGGAGCGCCCAGAACGCTTCGCCGGCGCTGGCCAACTTCATTGCCATGTTCAACACGCAGGCATAA